The proteins below are encoded in one region of Lactuca sativa cultivar Salinas chromosome 3, Lsat_Salinas_v11, whole genome shotgun sequence:
- the LOC128133034 gene encoding uncharacterized protein LOC128133034 — protein sequence MERRFESDRHTIMPPNFFVSHALEEGQDWQAFMAGIATYPNFMVAWWDVDTVLLPIHSSPNHWLFGELRLASMEVHIYDSLGRGAYEKFQSEGIFSKFERRVANYLDKIKYWARRNIPRIPLNMQFIYEENVPQQSSHLGDCGVFLCMFMEQLVSGQPIRVLIHLHFHIQKLRFDISSSSILSAVH from the exons atggagagacggtttgagagcgaccgacatacaataatgcctccaaatttttttgtttctcatgctttggaagaaggACAAGACTGGCAGGCGTTTATGGCTGGTATTGCTACGTACCccaacttcatggttgcttggtgggatgttgatacg gtcttattgccgattcattcatcccctaatcattggctatttggggaactacgattagcgtcaatggaagtgcatatttatgacagtcttggtagaggtgcttatgaaaaattccaatccgaaggaatcttttccaaatttgaacgtcgggtggcaaattatttggacaagattaagtattgggcccggaggaacatcccaagaattccattgaatatgcaattcatttatgaagaaaacgttccccaacaaagtagtcatttgggagattgcggtgtttttctttgtatgtttatggagcaattggtttcaggtcaaccaatacgtgttcttattcaccttcattttcatatccagaaacttcgctttgacatctcttcttcttcgatattgagtgcggttcattaa
- the LOC111915578 gene encoding protein DETOXIFICATION 29-like, with translation MYPKLIFDYLVSFSFSRFFHLPPPSALCPPTATPTSVRKLWYLAAPAIFTSVCQYSLRAIAQTFVDHVGTLDLVTVSIGNTFIAGLCLGIMIDLQLGMATALEMLCGQAFRVGQVDMLGVYMQRSWVIMFVTGLILMLLYIFATPLLNFIGQTKDISQAAMKMASCMILQLFAYAFNYPIAKLLQAHSKIMVMAYISAVLVIPPHSQPTSTTHILHSRRC, from the exons ATGTACCCTAAATTAATCTTTGATTATCTTGTATCTTTCTCCTTCTCACGATTTTTTCACCT ACCACCTCCTTCCGCCCTCTGCCCTCCAACAGCAACCCCTACCTCTGTTAGGAAGCTTTGGTACCTTGCTGCACCTGCGATTTTCACTTCCGTTTGTCAATACTCACTCAGGGCCATCGCGCAAACCTTTGTCGATCATGTCGGAACTTTAGATCTCGTCACCGTCTCCATCGGAAACACCTTCATTGCCGGTTTATGTTTAGGAATCATG ATTGATCTACAACTTGGAATGGCCACCGCGTTGGAAATGTTGTGTGGGCAAGCATTCAGAGTAGGTCAAGTGGATATGTTGGGTGTATATATGCAAAGATCGTGGGTGATTATGTTTGTTACTGGTCTAATTCTGATGCTTCTGTATATCTTCGCAACTCCATTGCTCAACTTCATTGGACAAACAAAAGATATCTCTCAGGCTGCGATGAAAATGGCGTCATGTATGATACTGCAACTATTCGCTTATGCTTTTAATTATCCGATTGCTAAGCTTCTTCAAGCTCATAGTAAGATTATGGTGATGGCTTACATATCTGCGGTGTTGGTGATTCCACCTCATTCTCAACCAACGTCGACGACTCATATCCTCCACAGTAGACGTTGTTGA